One region of Candidatus Aegiribacteria sp. genomic DNA includes:
- a CDS encoding VWA domain-containing protein — protein sequence MNFQFLPALLGFPFLLIILQFFFRKVKTHSQTYTGPFSFPSVNSNSGNRVSSLLQWIGFALLFIALARPQYGFERLPEAGEGLDIIITLDVSGSMTQSDYYPSRLAAAKKAALTFINGRPNDRIGLVIYAEQPRAICPPTFDHSTLERFIQSASIGTLQDGTAIGAGLAVAARGFDYSQTARRVIVLISDGEDTSSRIDPITVAQAVNTIHGDSLRVYTVAIGTPSSEEGLGVDRETLSAIAGLNGGRLFNVESPQELDEVYCAIDSLEASTLPPEGLFVYRDSYMQFLVWGLMLLAVSSVLKWRVFKVVGD from the coding sequence ATGAATTTCCAGTTTCTGCCGGCTTTATTGGGGTTTCCATTCCTTTTGATTATTCTGCAGTTTTTCTTCAGAAAGGTTAAGACTCACTCTCAGACATATACCGGACCTTTTTCCTTTCCCTCTGTAAACAGCAATTCGGGAAATAGAGTATCCAGCCTTCTGCAATGGATCGGGTTCGCACTTCTGTTCATCGCACTCGCACGCCCACAGTACGGCTTTGAGAGACTTCCAGAAGCTGGTGAGGGACTGGATATCATAATAACTCTGGATGTTTCAGGAAGTATGACTCAAAGTGATTACTATCCAAGCAGACTTGCAGCCGCTAAAAAAGCAGCTCTGACATTCATAAACGGAAGACCAAACGACAGAATAGGTCTGGTGATCTACGCGGAACAACCTAGAGCCATCTGTCCGCCTACTTTTGATCATTCGACGCTTGAGAGATTCATTCAGAGCGCTTCAATCGGTACCCTTCAGGATGGAACCGCTATCGGAGCAGGTCTCGCAGTAGCAGCCAGAGGGTTTGACTATTCACAAACAGCCAGAAGAGTGATCGTCCTCATTTCAGATGGTGAAGACACCTCCTCCCGGATTGATCCCATTACTGTTGCGCAGGCTGTCAATACCATTCATGGGGACAGCCTGAGAGTATATACCGTTGCCATCGGTACTCCTTCTTCAGAAGAAGGACTTGGAGTTGACAGGGAAACTCTCTCAGCTATCGCCGGATTGAACGGAGGCAGACTTTTCAATGTTGAATCGCCGCAGGAGCTTGATGAGGTTTACTGCGCAATTGATTCGCTTGAAGCTTCTACTCTTCCTCCAGAAGGTCTTTTCGTATACAGAGATTCTTACATGCAATTTCTTGTGTGGGGACTGATGCTACTTGCGGTTTCAAGTGTTCTTAAATGGCGCGTTTTCAAGGTTGTGGGTGACTGA
- a CDS encoding VWA domain-containing protein translates to MGFQHPFLLLLLLLAPVYWWLRKKWLNSEMKLLRVFVRPVLWDKVRIHPPPERSFSITLWVTGLILSVIALSGPTWGRSSAIVSTGGKNLVIALDISQSMSSLDEAPSRIVRANAEIRRLIEELDDVRIALVIFSGSSRLASPLTLDRKFLLSRLPDDTWSNTDIVRGTQLGNLVDIMVSALPEMDLEARLGIVFSDGGFHDYATASAIETAKANNMRLLTVGVGGPVEMTIPLENGGILLDTAGDTVRTVLEEESLMKLASETGGVYLPLSQTDDLSSIVQVFLEHISDENSEFASGGSTSTRRYQYFLGAALILFSLAIAVERKGK, encoded by the coding sequence ATGGGATTCCAGCACCCTTTCCTGCTTCTCCTGCTCCTTCTGGCACCTGTTTACTGGTGGTTGAGGAAAAAGTGGCTTAATTCTGAAATGAAACTGTTAAGAGTATTTGTCAGACCTGTTCTCTGGGACAAAGTCAGAATTCATCCTCCACCGGAGAGATCATTCTCAATTACCCTCTGGGTGACCGGTTTGATTCTTTCAGTAATAGCTCTGAGTGGTCCAACCTGGGGTCGATCATCTGCCATAGTTTCAACAGGAGGGAAGAACCTCGTAATAGCTCTGGATATCTCTCAATCCATGTCATCTCTGGATGAAGCCCCATCCAGAATTGTCAGGGCTAATGCGGAGATAAGAAGGCTGATAGAAGAACTTGACGATGTACGAATAGCACTCGTGATATTCTCAGGAAGTTCCAGACTTGCATCTCCTCTGACCCTGGACAGGAAATTTCTCCTGAGCAGACTACCTGATGATACATGGAGCAACACCGATATTGTCCGCGGAACACAACTTGGAAATCTTGTGGATATAATGGTGTCTGCGCTACCTGAAATGGATCTTGAAGCCCGTCTTGGAATAGTATTCAGTGATGGAGGGTTTCATGATTACGCGACTGCAAGCGCGATAGAAACCGCGAAAGCAAACAATATGCGTCTTTTGACAGTGGGAGTCGGAGGACCTGTTGAAATGACGATACCTCTTGAAAATGGAGGCATTCTCCTTGATACGGCAGGAGATACAGTGAGAACAGTTCTTGAGGAAGAATCTCTCATGAAACTGGCTTCTGAAACAGGGGGGGTATATCTACCACTGTCTCAGACTGATGATCTCTCGTCCATTGTTCAGGTATTTCTGGAACATATTTCCGATGAAAACAGTGAGTTTGCATCAGGCGGTTCCACTTCTACCAGGAGATACCAGTACTTCCTTGGAGCTGCTCTGATACTCTTTTCTCTTGCGATTGCTGTTGAGAGGAAGGGCAAATGA